A genomic window from Elaeis guineensis isolate ETL-2024a chromosome 3, EG11, whole genome shotgun sequence includes:
- the LOC105042274 gene encoding small ribosomal subunit protein mS80 (rPPR6)-like yields MWRSKAARVFLLRSSSIPRPPRLLLSQFPSNTLPQIPHPTPFPSKWMLLITSHRQDPRFFSSGSEAASREEDGTGSSFDFVESRKAAVDQNSGFGDESDAIPMDSYPSLVSEESGSSSLDFGEVKENSEVEGESSLSSLWEDSVRGDDSADILTPEDTVGGAEDEVAEIDMEQLEKVQSLLQSTSQEQLKSGLNNMDLSLSEAFVARILQIPLVPAANLVGFFRWASRNDNSVKSSRNVELLVNGVSSCAELSKMEAYMLWDLVKEIGCERGLLNTQTLNQLIAILWKLGKARACLEIFNKFDEFGCSPDANTYCFTIEALGRRCMFDTAWPVVERMLNSGSLPDGEKVGKIIIFFCRGKKVKEAHLVYLKAKENKIYPPSSCLEVLVGGLSRNDETVLIALELLDDYSGKFLKYANRPFASVVQGLCRTKNLHEAKKLLMRMVDSGPAPGNAVFNYVITALSKAGEMEDAIALMKVMDSRGLRPDVYMYSVIMSGFAKGGLMDEAYKIFCEARKRLPKLSAVTYHILIRGYCKMEEFEKALECLKEMKEDGLQPNTDEYNKMIQSLCLKALDWRTAEKLLEEMKESGLYLKGITRSLIAAIKELEEEEIQSKGASLQA; encoded by the coding sequence atgtGGAGATCCAAGGCGGCTAGGGTTTTCCTTCTCCGGTCCTCCTCCATTCCAAGGCCTCCTCGTCTGTTGCTTTCCCAATTCCCATCCAACACCCTACCCCAAATCCCACATCCAACCCCGTTTCCATCCAAATGGATGCTGCTCATCACCTCGCACCGCCAAGACCCTAGATTCTTCTCATCCGGCAGCGAAGCGGCGTCCCGAGAGGAGGATGGAACAGGCTCGAGCTTTGATTTTGTGGAGTCTCGTAAGGCTGCAGTCGATCAAAATTCGGGTTTTGGCGATGAATCCGACGCTATTCCGATGGATTCCTATCCCAGCCTGGTTTCGGAGGAATCAGGAAGTTCTTCATTGGATTTTGGTGAGGTCAAGGAGAATAGCGAGGTCGAAGGAGAGAGCAGCCTGAGTTCTTTGTGGGAAGACAGTGTCCGTGGTGACGATTCCGCGGATATTCTTACGCCGGAGGACACAGTAGGAGGAGCTGAAGATGAGGTTGCTGAGATCGATATGGAGCAACTCGAGAAGGTTCAATCTCTTCTCCAAAGTACTTCGCAAGAGCAATTAAAATCGGGCTTAAACAATATGGATTTGAGTTTGAGTGAAGCGTTTGTGGCTAGGATTCTTCAAATTCCACTTGTTCCAGCAGCAAATTTGGTTGGTTTCTTCAGATGGGCTTCGAGGAATGATAACTCGGTGAAAAGTTCAAGGAATGTGGAGCTCCTTGTCAACGGAGTTAGCAGTTGTGCTGAGCTTAGCAAGATGGAAGCCTACATGTTGTGGGATTTGGTTAAGGAGATTGGATGTGAGAGAGGATTGCTAAATACTCAAACTCTTAACCAGTTGATCGCCATTTTGTGGAAGCTGGGGAAGGCCAGAGCTTGTCTCGAGATTTTCAACAAGTTTGATGAGTTCGGCTGTAGTCCAGATGCTAACACTTACTGCTTTACAATCGAAGCTCTTGGCAGGCGGTGCATGTTTGATACTGCCTGGCCAGTTGTTGAGAGGATGCTTAATTCAGGAAGCCTTCCTGATGGCGAGAAGGTCGGTAAGATCATTATTTTCTTCTGTAGGGGAAAGAAGGTAAAAGAGGCACACTTGGTAtatttgaaggcaaaagagaataAGATATATCCACCAAGTTCTTGCTTGGAAGTTTTGGTGGGTGGCCTATCTAGAAATGATGAAACTGTTCTTATAGCTCTGGAGTTACTAGATGACTACTCAGGGAAATTTCTCAAGTATGCAAATAGACCTTTTGCCTCAGTTGTTCAGGGCTTGTGTAGGACCAAAAATCTGCATGAAGCAAAGAAATTGTTAATGAGAATGGTTGATTCTGGGCCTGCACCTGGAAATGCTGTGTTCAATTATGTTATTACTGCACTGTCTAAAGCAGGAGAAATGGAGGATGCGATAGCTTTGATGAAAGTAATGGACAGTAGAGGACTGAGGCCGGATGTTTATATGTATAGTGTCATCATGAGTGGCTTTGCAAAGGGTGGTCTGATGGATGAGGCCTATAAGATCTTCTGTGAAGCCAGAAAAAGGCTTCCTAAGCTGAGTGCTGTCACTTACCACATACTTATTCGTGGTTATTGCAAGATGGAGGAGTTTGAGAAGGCCCTTGAATGTTTGAAGGAGATGAAGGAAGATGGTTTACAGCCAAACACAGATGAGTATAATAAAATGATACAGTCGTTGTGCCTCAAGGCTTTAGACTGGCGCACGGCAGAGAAGCTTTTGGAAGAGATGAAAGAGAGCGGTTTGTACCTTAAGGGGATTACGCGCAGCCTTATAGCAGCCATTAAAGAACTAGAAGAGGAGGAAATTCAGTCAAAAGGAGCAAGCCTTCAAGCATAA